From Stenotrophomonas nitritireducens, the proteins below share one genomic window:
- a CDS encoding acyl-CoA thioesterase, which yields MNDHKAHQLSMSVLMSPEMANFSGKVHGGAILRLLDQVAYACASRYAGNYVVTLSVDQVTFRQPIAVGELVTFLASVNFTGNSSMEVGIKVVAEDIRKNAVRHANSCFFTMVAVDDNGRPTPVPALEPANSDEKRRFAAAQIRRQLRQEMEQRHLELLKSNPSGEADLSLPSA from the coding sequence ATGAACGACCATAAAGCCCACCAGCTATCGATGTCCGTGTTGATGTCCCCGGAGATGGCCAATTTCTCCGGCAAGGTTCACGGCGGCGCGATCCTGCGCCTGCTTGACCAGGTTGCCTATGCCTGTGCCAGCCGCTATGCCGGCAACTACGTGGTGACCTTGTCGGTGGACCAGGTGACATTCCGCCAGCCGATTGCTGTAGGCGAACTGGTTACTTTCCTGGCCTCGGTGAACTTCACCGGCAACTCCTCGATGGAGGTCGGCATCAAGGTGGTGGCCGAGGACATCCGCAAGAACGCGGTACGCCACGCCAACAGCTGCTTCTTCACCATGGTGGCGGTGGATGACAACGGCCGGCCGACACCGGTGCCGGCTCTGGAGCCGGCAAACAGCGACGAGAAGCGCCGCTTTGCCGCCGCCCAGATCCGCCGCCAGTTGCGCCAGGAAATGGAGCAGCGGCATCTGGAACTGCTCAAGAGCAATCCTTCGGGTGAGGCGGACCTTTCGTTGCCTTCGGCCTAG
- a CDS encoding SDR family oxidoreductase, whose amino-acid sequence MKQLQEKVVIITGASSGIGRAAALMFAAEGAALVLGARRAAELEALVVEIAGSGGSAVCLPGDVCEEGYAKALVQLALDQYGRLDVAFNNAGTMGPLGPTPQLELADWQRTQDTNLTAMFLAAKYQVPAMLRGGAGSLIFTSTFVGHTVGFAGAAAYAASKSGIIGLTQALASEFGPQGLRVNALLPGGTDTPMAREMNGSPEAMAQVAQLHALKRIADPREMAAAAMFLASDQSSFMTGTAMLVDGGVSIHRG is encoded by the coding sequence ATGAAGCAGTTGCAGGAAAAGGTTGTGATCATCACCGGTGCCAGTTCCGGCATCGGCCGTGCCGCCGCATTGATGTTTGCCGCCGAAGGTGCGGCGCTTGTGCTGGGCGCGCGCCGTGCGGCTGAACTGGAAGCGCTTGTTGTGGAGATTGCAGGCAGTGGCGGAAGCGCGGTCTGCCTGCCGGGTGATGTCTGCGAAGAAGGCTATGCAAAGGCCTTGGTACAGCTGGCATTGGACCAATACGGCCGGCTGGATGTGGCTTTCAACAACGCGGGTACGATGGGGCCATTGGGGCCAACGCCGCAGCTGGAGCTGGCTGATTGGCAGCGCACGCAGGACACCAATCTCACCGCGATGTTCCTGGCGGCCAAGTACCAGGTGCCGGCGATGCTGCGCGGTGGAGCCGGCAGCCTGATATTCACCTCAACCTTCGTCGGCCACACGGTGGGCTTCGCCGGTGCTGCCGCGTATGCGGCCAGCAAGTCCGGCATCATCGGGCTGACCCAGGCGTTGGCTTCGGAGTTCGGGCCTCAAGGGCTGCGGGTGAATGCTTTGTTGCCTGGCGGCACCGATACCCCGATGGCGCGTGAAATGAATGGCTCGCCGGAAGCGATGGCGCAGGTGGCGCAGTTGCATGCACTGAAGCGTATTGCTGATCCACGCGAGATGGCTGCGGCGGCGATGTTCCTGGCCTCGGACCAGTCTTCATTCATGACCGGCACGGCGATGCTGGTGGACGGCGGTGTCTCCATTCATCGCGGCTGA
- a CDS encoding phosphatidate cytidylyltransferase, whose translation MIGGVIGVLVLASLIGFILGRIKPGSVVDNLNARIRAWWVMAGVLLFCFLLGKIATLVFFGLLSFFALREFISLTPTRRGDHLALCLCFYIAIPLQYWLIGIDWYGLFVMCIPVYGFLALPAISALSGDTENFLERNTKIQWGVMLTVFCLSHAPALMLLRIPGYEGQNLMLLFYLLLVVQLSDVLQYVFGKLFGKHLLAPLVSPSKTVEGLVGGGLAATGVGAALYWITPFSPLQSAYLSLLIVVCGFLGGLALSAVKRSLGAKDWGEMIEGHGGILDRLDSVVFSAPVFFHVVRYNFQ comes from the coding sequence ATGATCGGCGGCGTGATCGGGGTACTGGTGCTGGCCAGCCTGATTGGCTTCATCCTCGGCCGGATCAAGCCCGGCTCGGTGGTGGACAACCTCAACGCACGCATTCGCGCGTGGTGGGTGATGGCCGGGGTGCTGCTGTTCTGCTTCCTGCTCGGCAAAATCGCCACGCTGGTGTTCTTCGGCCTGCTGTCGTTCTTCGCCCTGCGTGAATTCATTTCGCTGACGCCAACACGGCGCGGCGATCACCTGGCGCTGTGTCTTTGCTTCTACATCGCGATACCGCTGCAGTACTGGCTGATCGGCATCGACTGGTATGGCCTGTTCGTCATGTGCATTCCCGTGTACGGCTTCCTGGCCTTGCCGGCGATATCGGCCTTGTCCGGCGACACCGAGAATTTCCTGGAACGCAACACCAAGATCCAGTGGGGCGTGATGCTCACCGTGTTCTGCCTCAGCCATGCACCGGCGCTGATGCTGCTGCGCATCCCCGGCTACGAAGGCCAGAACCTGATGTTGCTGTTCTACCTGCTGCTGGTGGTACAGCTCAGCGACGTGCTGCAGTACGTGTTCGGCAAGCTGTTCGGCAAGCATCTGCTGGCCCCGCTGGTCAGCCCGTCCAAGACGGTTGAAGGCCTGGTCGGTGGCGGCTTGGCGGCGACTGGCGTCGGCGCCGCGCTGTACTGGATCACCCCGTTCTCGCCGCTGCAGTCCGCGTACCTGTCGCTGCTGATCGTGGTCTGCGGCTTCCTCGGCGGACTGGCGTTGTCAGCGGTCAAACGCAGCCTGGGCGCCAAGGACTGGGGTGAAATGATCGAAGGCCACGGCGGCATCCTCGACCGTCTGGATTCGGTGGTGTTCTCCGCGCCGGTGTTCTTCCACGTGGTGCGCTACAACTTCCAGTAA
- a CDS encoding lysophospholipid acyltransferase family protein, whose product MLSSLLVAAVKVFIGAYPRWVGSRPNDTQRIYFANHSSHLDTVALWSALPPALREHTRPVAARDYWSKGVRKLIADKGFNAVLIERDRNKCVGDPLQPLHDALDAGDSLILFPEGTRNHDPLPQPFKAGLFHLAQHYPHVELVPVYLDNARRALPKGSLVPVPLVCTARFGAPLNRIADEDKAQFLERARNAVVELA is encoded by the coding sequence ATGCTTTCAAGCCTGCTGGTCGCCGCCGTCAAGGTTTTCATTGGTGCCTACCCGCGTTGGGTTGGCAGCCGCCCCAACGACACCCAGCGCATCTACTTCGCCAACCACTCCAGTCACCTGGATACGGTGGCGCTGTGGTCGGCACTGCCGCCGGCACTGCGCGAGCACACCCGCCCGGTCGCCGCGCGCGACTACTGGAGCAAGGGCGTACGCAAGCTCATCGCCGACAAGGGTTTCAATGCGGTGTTGATCGAACGCGACCGCAACAAATGCGTTGGTGATCCTCTGCAACCGCTGCATGACGCGCTGGATGCCGGTGACTCGTTGATCCTGTTTCCGGAAGGTACGCGCAACCACGACCCCTTGCCGCAGCCGTTCAAGGCAGGCCTGTTCCACCTGGCACAGCACTACCCGCATGTGGAGCTGGTACCGGTGTACCTGGACAACGCACGACGCGCGCTGCCCAAGGGCAGTCTGGTACCTGTGCCGCTGGTATGCACGGCGCGCTTCGGTGCGCCGCTCAACCGCATCGCCGATGAGGACAAGGCGCAGTTTCTCGAACGCGCCCGCAACGCCGTGGTGGAGCTGGCATGA
- the ppc gene encoding phosphoenolpyruvate carboxylase has translation MNEYRSSVVFATPDLPLRDDVRRLGALVGDLISEQVSPAFLDEVEDVRTAAIARRESQAPLAPLNTQLAGRSPRDAEALVRAFSTYFQVVNIAERVHRIRRRRDYQRAGTKRPQPDGLHDALLALKAQGVTPEELAQWLPQIDIEPVFTAHPTEAVRRALLEKEQLMVAALVDNLDGQRTPGEQAADAARFRMALTASWQTADSSPVRPTVDDEREHVGFYLTRVLYRVIPVFYESLEQALRDTWGRTLPLPRLLRFGTWVGGDMDGNPNVDAGTITATLNAQRSAVLGLYLKDMVALASLLSQSTELVGVSDAVKARLQEYQQLLPQVKSRPRHADMPYRLLNDRMRARLQATLEDAPGAYASPEEFIHDIQLILDSLEANKGKHAGWFSVRRLLWRVRTFGFHLARLDVRQESSVHSRALAEVLGGQEAFDALDDAARAQLLSPYAAGTEVLAQGEDEAGQRLDKVFAALADARRRHGADALGSYIISMAHDRGDVLAVLALARRGGLVDADNAVPLDIAPLFETVDDLQRGTTTLHDLLADPVYRAHLAARNDVQMVMLGYSDSGKDGGIAASRWGLQHAQVELLDAAAEYGVKLTFFHGRGGSISRGGTKTTHAVNASPRGSIGGRLRVTEQGEVIHRKYGIRALALRSLEQSAGAVLRASLRPRASEPREEQWKPVMALVAEQSSAAYRTFVGDAQFMNYFRKATPIDVIERMTLGSRPSRRLGQDAALTNLRAIPWVFAWSQARAVIPGWFGVGSGLQAAADAGHEQTLREMAHDWPFFETFLDDMSMVLSKGDIHIAEQFSKLAGPLHEHFFPLIREELALTAHWVKRLSGQQELLEQDPRLALSIRLRNPYIDPISILQVDLLQRWRASDRQDEGLLRALVACVNGVSQGVQNTG, from the coding sequence ATGAACGAGTACCGCAGCAGCGTTGTCTTCGCCACCCCCGATCTGCCCCTGCGCGACGATGTGCGCCGCCTTGGTGCGCTGGTCGGTGATCTGATTTCCGAACAGGTATCGCCCGCCTTCCTCGATGAGGTGGAAGATGTGCGTACCGCCGCCATCGCCCGTCGCGAAAGCCAGGCACCGTTGGCGCCGCTGAACACGCAGTTGGCCGGCCGTTCGCCGCGCGATGCCGAAGCGTTGGTGCGTGCCTTCAGCACCTACTTCCAGGTGGTCAATATCGCCGAGCGTGTGCACCGCATCCGCCGTCGCCGTGATTACCAGCGTGCAGGCACCAAGCGGCCGCAGCCCGACGGCCTGCATGACGCGCTGCTTGCGCTCAAGGCGCAGGGCGTGACCCCGGAAGAACTGGCGCAATGGCTGCCGCAGATCGATATCGAGCCGGTGTTCACCGCGCATCCCACCGAGGCCGTGCGCCGTGCCTTGCTGGAAAAAGAACAGTTGATGGTTGCCGCCCTGGTCGACAACCTCGACGGTCAGCGCACGCCGGGCGAGCAGGCAGCCGATGCTGCGCGTTTCCGCATGGCGCTGACCGCGTCCTGGCAGACCGCCGATTCCTCGCCGGTACGCCCCACCGTGGATGACGAGCGCGAGCACGTAGGCTTCTACCTCACCCGCGTGTTGTACCGGGTGATCCCGGTGTTCTACGAATCGCTGGAACAGGCCCTGCGCGACACCTGGGGCCGAACCCTGCCACTGCCGCGCCTGCTGCGCTTCGGCACCTGGGTGGGCGGCGACATGGATGGCAATCCCAATGTCGATGCCGGGACCATCACCGCAACCTTGAATGCGCAACGCAGCGCCGTACTCGGCCTGTACCTGAAAGACATGGTCGCGTTGGCGAGCCTGCTCAGCCAATCGACCGAACTTGTCGGTGTCAGCGATGCGGTGAAGGCGCGCTTGCAGGAATACCAGCAGCTGCTGCCGCAGGTGAAGTCGCGCCCGCGTCATGCCGACATGCCCTATCGCCTGCTCAACGACCGCATGCGCGCGCGCCTGCAGGCCACGCTGGAAGATGCGCCGGGCGCCTATGCATCACCGGAAGAATTCATCCACGACATCCAGCTGATCCTGGACAGCCTTGAGGCCAACAAGGGCAAGCACGCCGGTTGGTTCTCGGTACGCCGCCTGCTGTGGCGCGTGCGCACCTTCGGCTTTCACCTGGCGCGCCTGGACGTGCGCCAGGAATCCAGTGTGCACTCACGCGCGCTGGCCGAAGTGCTGGGCGGGCAGGAGGCATTCGATGCGCTCGACGATGCCGCCCGCGCGCAGCTGTTGTCGCCGTATGCGGCAGGCACCGAAGTACTGGCGCAAGGTGAGGATGAAGCCGGCCAGCGTCTGGACAAGGTATTCGCCGCGCTGGCCGATGCGCGCCGCCGCCACGGCGCCGATGCGCTGGGCAGCTACATCATTTCGATGGCGCATGATCGTGGCGATGTACTGGCCGTGCTGGCCTTGGCACGACGTGGTGGCCTGGTGGATGCCGACAACGCGGTGCCGCTGGATATCGCACCGCTGTTCGAAACCGTTGACGATCTGCAGCGCGGCACTACAACGCTGCACGACCTGCTGGCCGACCCGGTCTATCGCGCGCATCTGGCTGCACGCAACGATGTGCAGATGGTGATGCTGGGCTATTCGGACAGTGGCAAGGATGGCGGCATCGCCGCCTCGCGTTGGGGCCTGCAGCATGCGCAGGTCGAACTGCTGGACGCTGCTGCCGAGTACGGCGTCAAGCTGACCTTCTTCCACGGCCGCGGCGGCTCGATCAGCCGCGGTGGCACCAAAACCACACATGCGGTCAACGCATCGCCACGCGGCAGCATCGGTGGCCGCCTGCGCGTTACCGAGCAGGGCGAGGTGATCCACCGCAAGTACGGCATCCGCGCATTAGCGCTGCGCTCGCTGGAGCAATCGGCCGGTGCGGTGTTGCGCGCCAGCTTGCGCCCGCGCGCCAGCGAGCCGCGCGAAGAACAGTGGAAGCCGGTGATGGCGCTGGTGGCCGAGCAGAGCTCGGCGGCCTATCGCACGTTTGTCGGCGACGCGCAGTTCATGAACTACTTCCGCAAGGCCACGCCGATCGATGTGATCGAGCGCATGACGCTGGGTTCACGCCCCTCGCGGCGGCTGGGCCAGGACGCGGCGCTGACCAATCTGCGTGCGATCCCCTGGGTATTTGCCTGGAGCCAGGCACGCGCGGTGATCCCTGGTTGGTTCGGCGTGGGCAGTGGCCTGCAGGCCGCTGCCGATGCCGGGCATGAACAGACGCTGCGCGAGATGGCGCACGATTGGCCGTTCTTCGAAACCTTCCTCGACGACATGTCGATGGTGCTCAGCAAGGGCGACATTCATATCGCCGAACAATTCTCCAAGCTGGCCGGCCCGCTGCACGAGCACTTCTTCCCGTTGATCCGCGAAGAGCTGGCGCTCACCGCGCATTGGGTGAAGCGCTTGAGCGGCCAGCAGGAGCTGCTGGAACAGGACCCACGGCTGGCCCTGTCCATCCGCCTGCGCAACCCCTACATCGACCCGATCAGCATCCTGCAGGTGGATCTGTTGCAGCGTTGGCGGGCAAGTGATCGCCAGGACGAAGGCCTGCTGCGCGCCCTTGTAGCCTGCGTGAACGGCGTATCGCAAGGCGTACAGAACACCGGCTAA
- a CDS encoding aminoglycoside adenylyltransferase family protein yields MTAPIPEAITTQLALACEAIQRHLAANLLAIHLYGSALDGGLKPHSDIDLLVIVATHPDAATLRYLQRDLLAISAPPGQHATLRALEATVIAHAEVTPWRHPARRELQFGEWLRQDILAGILEPPTYDPDLAILLTKARQQSIALHGPDITELLPAVPEHDFQQALADTLKLWNTVEDWHGEEANIVLTLARIWYSAQTGNIAPKDVAADWLLQHLPAQHQAIVSRARQEYLAPTGSTLPWPAAPLAAFIHAAKARITEMLPPSTH; encoded by the coding sequence ATGACAGCCCCCATCCCCGAAGCCATCACCACCCAGCTCGCCCTCGCCTGCGAAGCGATCCAGCGCCATCTGGCGGCCAACCTGCTTGCCATCCATCTCTATGGCTCGGCCCTGGATGGCGGCCTAAAACCACACAGCGATATCGATCTACTGGTGATCGTGGCCACGCATCCCGACGCCGCCACGCTGCGTTATCTGCAACGCGACCTGCTGGCCATCTCGGCCCCACCCGGCCAGCACGCAACACTGCGTGCATTGGAAGCGACGGTAATCGCACACGCCGAAGTGACGCCTTGGCGCCATCCAGCACGCCGCGAACTGCAGTTCGGTGAATGGCTGCGGCAGGACATCCTGGCCGGCATCCTGGAGCCGCCAACATACGACCCGGATCTCGCCATTCTCCTGACCAAGGCACGCCAGCAAAGCATCGCCCTGCACGGCCCGGACATCACCGAGCTGCTTCCAGCAGTGCCCGAGCACGACTTCCAGCAGGCCCTGGCCGACACCTTGAAGCTGTGGAATACCGTAGAGGACTGGCACGGTGAAGAAGCCAACATCGTGCTCACCCTGGCGCGCATCTGGTACAGCGCGCAGACGGGAAACATTGCGCCGAAGGATGTCGCCGCTGATTGGCTGCTGCAGCATCTGCCGGCGCAGCATCAGGCCATCGTCAGCCGGGCACGGCAGGAGTATCTCGCACCGACCGGCAGCACACTGCCTTGGCCGGCTGCGCCATTGGCCGCTTTCATCCACGCAGCCAAGGCACGCATCACTGAGATGCTGCCGCCAAGCACCCACTGA
- the ahcY gene encoding adenosylhomocysteinase, with protein MNAVASTFSQEGDYKIRDISLSDWGRKELDIAEHEMPGLMSIRRKYQAELPLKGVRVTGSLHMTIQTAVLIETLKDIGANVRWASCNIFSTQDHAAAAIAATGTPVFAWKGESLEEYWDCTLDALTFTLADGTLTGPELVVDDGGDVTLLIHKGYELENGSNWVNEPASSHEEQVIKNLLKRVATERPGYWARVVKDWKGVSEETTTGVHRLYQLAQAGTLLIPAINVNDSVTKSKFDNLYGCRESLADGLKRAMDVMLAGKVAVVCGYGDVGKGCAASLRAYGARVVVTEIDPICALQAAMEGFEVNTIESTLGRADLYVTTTGNKDIIRIEHLSAMKDQAIVCNIGHFDNEIQVDALVGYKGVQHVNIKPQVDKYIFPNGNAIFLLAEGRLVNLGCATGHPSFVMSNSFANQTLAQIDLWANKDSYENKVYLLPKKLDEEVARLHLEKIGVKLTTLSQEQADYIGVPVDGPFKPDHYRY; from the coding sequence ATGAACGCTGTTGCCTCTACCTTCTCGCAGGAAGGTGATTACAAGATCCGCGATATCTCGCTGTCCGATTGGGGCCGCAAGGAACTGGACATCGCCGAGCACGAAATGCCGGGCCTGATGTCGATCCGCCGCAAGTACCAGGCCGAGCTGCCGCTGAAGGGCGTGCGCGTGACCGGTTCGCTGCACATGACCATCCAGACCGCGGTGCTGATCGAGACCCTGAAGGACATCGGCGCCAATGTGCGCTGGGCCTCGTGCAACATCTTCTCCACCCAGGACCACGCAGCCGCCGCGATTGCCGCCACCGGCACGCCGGTGTTCGCCTGGAAGGGCGAGTCGCTGGAAGAGTACTGGGACTGCACCCTGGACGCGCTGACCTTCACCCTGGCCGACGGCACCCTGACCGGTCCGGAGCTGGTGGTCGATGACGGCGGCGACGTCACCCTGCTGATCCACAAGGGCTACGAGCTGGAGAACGGCAGCAACTGGGTCAACGAGCCGGCTTCCTCGCACGAAGAACAGGTCATCAAGAACCTGCTCAAGCGCGTTGCAACCGAGCGCCCGGGTTACTGGGCGCGCGTGGTCAAGGATTGGAAGGGCGTCTCCGAAGAGACCACCACCGGCGTGCACCGCCTGTACCAGCTGGCCCAGGCCGGCACCCTGCTGATCCCGGCCATCAACGTCAACGACTCGGTCACCAAGAGCAAGTTCGACAACCTGTACGGCTGCCGCGAATCGCTGGCCGATGGCCTGAAGCGCGCAATGGACGTGATGCTGGCCGGCAAGGTTGCCGTGGTCTGCGGCTACGGCGACGTGGGCAAGGGCTGCGCGGCTTCGCTGCGTGCCTATGGCGCACGCGTGGTGGTCACCGAAATCGACCCGATCTGCGCCCTGCAGGCGGCGATGGAAGGTTTCGAAGTCAACACCATCGAATCCACTCTGGGTCGCGCTGACCTGTACGTCACCACCACCGGCAACAAGGACATCATCCGCATCGAGCACCTGAGCGCGATGAAGGACCAGGCCATCGTCTGCAACATCGGTCACTTCGACAATGAGATCCAGGTCGATGCACTGGTGGGCTACAAGGGCGTGCAGCACGTCAACATCAAGCCGCAGGTGGACAAGTACATCTTCCCGAACGGCAACGCGATCTTCCTGCTGGCCGAAGGCCGCCTGGTCAACCTGGGCTGCGCCACCGGCCACCCGAGCTTCGTGATGTCCAACTCGTTCGCCAACCAGACGCTCGCACAGATCGACCTGTGGGCGAACAAGGACAGCTACGAGAACAAGGTGTACCTGCTGCCGAAGAAGCTGGACGAAGAAGTCGCCCGCCTGCACCTGGAAAAGATCGGCGTCAAGCTGACTACCCTTAGCCAGGAACAGGCCGACTACATCGGCGTGCCGGTCGACGGCCCGTTCAAGCCGGACCATTACCGCTACTGA
- a CDS encoding alpha/beta hydrolase family protein encodes MNLSSRRPRRASAALVLCAGLLLAVPPVMALAPPVQKGAQQGEGYRLPSAALQAVVDAPRAPSLYLSPKRDLTALLQTPALPSIAQVAAPELKLAGLRINPKTVSDSRFSFGSKLCLASTVDGKERQISGLPQPLSVASLAWSPDQKYLAFNQLDPATGSNELWLVDVQSGNARRIAERLNSIVGNGYSWLPGSDALLVLQRPAGQGEPPQSDGIPTGPAVQQTEAGQGVRSVRTYQDLLKNEDDARLFAYYMQAQPVRVSISGDSKPVGAAGIYLGLSASPDGSYLLSQRVQRPFSYAVPVSRFPRHIEVLDAQGKLVHTVARLPLVDGLPTGNDAVPTGVRSISWRADAPATLVWAEAQDGGDPSREAKVRDAVLMQAAPFEKPPVTLAQLGSRYAGATWANGELALLDEYWWKNRQMKQWKIAPDHLDQAATLLVQRSEDDRYSDPGEPLLQMDDGGRSRLQLTADGGGFYRIGDGASAEGDRPFLDRVDLASGKSERLFHSQAPYYEMPLGIIEGEAGRILTYRESNDVPANLFARGLAADAQPVELTHFAHPLPQLKGVKKEQIRYKRNDGVELTADLLLPPGYDPKKDGPRPLLMWAYPAEFKSAADASQVSGSQYRFNAISYWGPQAFLAKGYVVLNNPTMPIIGEGDTEPNDTYVQQLVASAQAAVDEVVKRGVGDRERIAVGGHSYGAFMTANLLAHTRLFKAGIARSGAYNRTLTPFGFQAEERNYWQAQDVYQKMSPFNYADKIKDPILFIHGVDDNNSGTFPIQSERMFAAVKGLGGTARLVMLPNESHGYRARESIMTMLAESEDWLDRWLGAEAGKKR; translated from the coding sequence ATGAACCTGTCTTCCCGCCGCCCACGCCGCGCTTCCGCGGCCCTGGTGCTGTGCGCCGGCCTGCTGCTGGCCGTCCCGCCGGTCATGGCGCTGGCCCCGCCGGTGCAGAAGGGGGCGCAGCAGGGCGAGGGTTACCGGCTGCCGTCAGCGGCCCTGCAGGCGGTAGTTGACGCCCCGCGCGCACCCAGCCTGTACCTGTCCCCCAAGCGCGACCTGACCGCGCTGCTGCAGACCCCGGCGCTGCCCTCCATCGCCCAGGTGGCGGCCCCCGAGCTGAAGCTGGCCGGGCTGCGCATCAACCCCAAGACCGTCTCCGACAGCCGTTTCTCGTTCGGCAGCAAGCTGTGTTTGGCGTCCACCGTTGATGGCAAGGAGCGCCAGATCAGCGGCTTGCCGCAGCCCTTGTCGGTGGCGTCGCTGGCCTGGTCACCGGACCAGAAGTACCTGGCCTTCAACCAGTTGGACCCGGCCACGGGCAGCAACGAGCTGTGGCTGGTGGATGTGCAGAGCGGCAATGCACGGCGCATCGCCGAGCGGCTGAACAGCATCGTGGGCAATGGCTACAGCTGGCTGCCGGGCAGCGACGCGCTGCTGGTGCTGCAGCGTCCGGCCGGGCAGGGCGAGCCGCCGCAGAGCGACGGCATTCCCACCGGGCCGGCCGTGCAGCAGACCGAAGCCGGGCAGGGTGTGCGTTCGGTGCGGACCTACCAGGATCTGCTCAAGAACGAAGACGACGCGCGCCTGTTCGCCTACTACATGCAGGCACAACCAGTACGGGTGTCGATCAGCGGTGACAGCAAACCGGTCGGCGCTGCGGGCATCTACCTCGGCTTGTCGGCCTCGCCGGATGGCAGCTACCTGCTGAGCCAGCGCGTGCAGCGGCCGTTCTCGTATGCGGTGCCGGTCAGCCGCTTCCCGCGCCATATCGAGGTGCTGGATGCGCAGGGCAAGCTGGTGCATACGGTGGCACGCCTGCCGCTGGTGGATGGCCTGCCCACCGGCAACGACGCAGTGCCCACAGGCGTGCGTTCGATCAGCTGGCGTGCCGATGCACCGGCAACCCTGGTATGGGCCGAAGCGCAGGACGGCGGCGACCCGTCGCGCGAGGCCAAGGTGCGCGATGCGGTGCTGATGCAGGCCGCGCCATTTGAAAAGCCACCGGTGACGCTGGCGCAGCTGGGCTCGCGTTATGCCGGTGCTACCTGGGCCAACGGCGAGTTGGCGCTGCTGGATGAGTACTGGTGGAAGAACCGCCAGATGAAGCAATGGAAGATCGCGCCGGACCATCTCGACCAGGCCGCGACGCTGCTGGTGCAGCGTTCGGAAGACGACCGCTACAGCGACCCGGGCGAACCGTTGCTGCAGATGGACGATGGTGGCCGCTCGCGTCTGCAGCTCACTGCCGATGGCGGTGGCTTCTACCGCATTGGCGACGGTGCATCGGCCGAAGGCGATCGCCCGTTCCTTGACCGCGTCGATCTGGCCAGTGGCAAGAGCGAGCGCCTGTTCCATTCGCAGGCGCCGTATTACGAAATGCCGTTGGGCATCATCGAAGGCGAGGCTGGCCGCATCCTGACGTACCGCGAATCCAACGACGTGCCAGCCAACCTGTTTGCCCGCGGTTTGGCGGCGGATGCGCAGCCGGTTGAACTGACCCACTTTGCTCATCCGCTGCCGCAGCTGAAGGGCGTGAAGAAGGAGCAGATCCGCTACAAGCGCAACGATGGTGTTGAACTCACCGCCGACCTGTTGCTGCCACCGGGCTACGACCCCAAGAAGGATGGCCCGCGCCCGCTGCTGATGTGGGCATACCCGGCCGAGTTCAAATCTGCTGCCGATGCCAGCCAGGTCAGCGGCTCGCAGTACCGCTTCAACGCCATCAGCTATTGGGGCCCGCAGGCGTTCCTGGCCAAGGGCTATGTGGTGTTGAACAACCCGACCATGCCGATCATCGGCGAGGGCGACACCGAGCCGAATGACACCTATGTGCAGCAGCTGGTTGCCAGTGCGCAGGCAGCGGTGGACGAAGTGGTCAAGCGCGGTGTTGGTGACCGTGAGCGCATTGCCGTGGGTGGCCATTCCTATGGTGCTTTCATGACCGCCAACCTGCTGGCGCATACGCGTCTGTTCAAGGCCGGTATCGCGCGGTCAGGTGCTTACAACCGCACGCTGACGCCGTTCGGCTTCCAGGCCGAGGAGCGCAACTACTGGCAGGCGCAGGACGTGTACCAGAAGATGTCGCCGTTCAATTATGCAGACAAGATCAAGGATCCGATCCTGTTCATCCATGGCGTGGACGACAACAACTCCGGCACCTTCCCGATCCAGAGCGAGCGCATGTTCGCAGCGGTGAAGGGTTTGGGCGGCACCGCGCGGCTGGTGATGCTGCCGAACGAATCGCATGGTTACCGCGCACGCGAATCGATCATGACGATGCTGGCCGAAAGTGAGGACTGGCTCGACCGTTGGTTGGGTGCGGAAGCTGGCAAGAAGCGCTGA
- a CDS encoding DUF4287 domain-containing protein has product MTSSEKVQGPASYFPSIEKTYGKPVKHWLQLLDTVKDRKHMEQVAFLKEQHKIGHGHANALVAYQRAQNGG; this is encoded by the coding sequence ATGACCAGCAGCGAAAAAGTCCAGGGCCCCGCTTCGTACTTCCCGTCCATCGAGAAGACCTATGGCAAGCCGGTGAAGCACTGGCTGCAGCTGCTGGATACGGTCAAGGACAGGAAGCACATGGAACAGGTGGCCTTCCTCAAGGAACAACACAAGATCGGCCACGGCCATGCCAACGCGTTGGTCGCTTACCAACGCGCGCAGAACGGCGGCTGA